A part of Rhipicephalus microplus isolate Deutch F79 chromosome 8, USDA_Rmic, whole genome shotgun sequence genomic DNA contains:
- the LOC142768561 gene encoding uncharacterized protein LOC142768561, giving the protein MAAVDLDRLDSRLSRLQADQLYCLDGDSSLGIPKITGRSVPGAIADIRACISAMKDTNERLQRLCGIYTYLMVKKAIGLWVLYRVENAEGDQQDSLFHRFSWEVHAKHVPAESLSISKELTQGCVLVPQSGGTGHDVYCFAFFTSSLWVAVYRPPEGNSDGVRQVLSRTFGVDPKELERGEYFNQDVAYEAAMLMDIVGER; this is encoded by the coding sequence ATGGCAGCTGTAGACTTGGACAGGCTGGACTCCCGACTCTCCCGCCtgcaagccgatcagctgtattGCCTGGACGGCGACAGTTCTCTTGGCATCCCGAAGATCACGGGGAGGTCCGTTCCAGGCGCCATCGCCGATATCCGCGCCTGCATCTCTGCTATGAAAGACACGAATGAGCGGCTCCAGCGTCTATGCGGCATCTACACGTACCTCATGGTTAAGAAGGCGATCGGTCTCTGGGTTCTCTATCGCGTCGAGAACGCGGAAGGTGACCAGCAGGACTCCCTTTTCCACCGCTTCTCGTGGGAGGTGCATGCGAAGCACGTCCCCGCTGAATCGTTGTCTATAAGCAAAGAACTCACCCAAGGATGTGTGCTGGTTCCGCAAAGCGGAGGCACGGGCCACGACGTCTACTGCTTCGCTTTCTTTACATCATCGCTGTGGGTGGCAGTCTACAGACCGCCAGAGGGCAATTCCGATGGAGTGCGTCAGGTTCTCAGCCGTACTTTCGGCGTTGATCCTAAGGAGCTCGAGCGAGGTGAGTACTTCAACCAGGACGTGGCGTACGAGGCGGCCATGTTGATGGATATTGTCGGAGAACGCTGA